A region of the Nitrospira sp. genome:
GCTGTCCGCCGATGCCGTCCGTGTGGTGCCCTTTCCATCCGACAGTGTTCCTGAGGGGGCCTTCTCCTCCGGCGAGGAGCTGATCGGTCGCGTGCTGTTGACGCCGTTGGCGTCCCAGGAACCTATTCTTGCCTCCAAACTCGCGCCTGCCGACGTCACGACCGGCGGTATTGCGGCCCTCACCCATCCTGAGAAGCGCGCCATGGCCATCAAAGTAGATGATGTTACGGCAGTCGGAGGGATCCTGAAACCAGGCGACCACGTGGACGTTTTGACCACCATGTCGCGAGTGCTCAACGGCGGTGAACCGGCCACGAAGCTGGTGTTAGCCGATATTACGGTGCTGTCGACGGGACTGGATTCGTCGATCGCCAAAGAGGATGAGTCGCTTCTATCAGGCCAGAAGGCCTCGCGCACGCCGCCTACCGTCGTCACACTGGAGGTGACTCCCCACGAGGCGGAGCGGCTGTCACTCGCATCAATGGAAGGAAAAGTGCATCTGGCGCTCAGAAACCCGCGCAGCGCGGCAACCGTCGTGACACCGGGTGTGACTGTGTCATCGCTCTTCGGTGCCCAGGGGGCCGACTCACAGCAGAACGCTGTGACGGTGTCGCGACAACGAAGAATCG
Encoded here:
- the cpaB gene encoding Flp pilus assembly protein CpaB, with translation MALTSRQRALLVIGLGGTIGAVSSLLAYGYVQQLLDETRTELSATNRNTSVAVATHALPWGAVLSADAVRVVPFPSDSVPEGAFSSGEELIGRVLLTPLASQEPILASKLAPADVTTGGIAALTHPEKRAMAIKVDDVTAVGGILKPGDHVDVLTTMSRVLNGGEPATKLVLADITVLSTGLDSSIAKEDESLLSGQKASRTPPTVVTLEVTPHEAERLSLASMEGKVHLALRNPRSAATVVTPGVTVSSLFGAQGADSQQNAVTVSRQRRIVRERPSDRMIRTSEKEQSHVSSAEPTADASTTVGTPPRLQPYVHSQAAVATDAEAGGALAPPDSTGPNRS